The sequence ATATATGGGAATAATTGATAATTACACAAAAAAGCAGGTGTAtaggtattttttttactaaactaaacaattctaattctaaataataaaataaaaataattattttactaaataaaaaacttaTGATTGACAGGGACATCTTGACAATCCTTGCTAATGCTAACTCATACTTGAACTCCACTGGCCACCATAGTCATTGGGGACGGAGCTTTGTGTACACaggtgagaactgtgtgtgggTTCAAAGAGTAATGTTGTTGTATTTCACCTACGTAGCTGCTAGAGACCTAATATTAAAAAGTATGGATGAAGCTTTAAAACACGATGTTTGGAAGAGACACAACAGAGTTTTATTCTCGATACAGCTAAAAAGCTAAAGAGAAATCCAAATGTAATATTTGAAAGCTTGCTTTAGAATACCTGAAGAGAATAACTGGAAATTGTTCACTGATCACTAAAATCACTGATCAATTAACAAAAACTAAGAGTGAATTTACCTCGCTGATGTTTCTCTTTGCGTTTACAGGAACGGCAGGAAAGTGTCACCAGCACAATAATCAATAGCAGGACGAGAGTTCCTCCACCAGCTAAGATGCTCACCATGATCCAAAGGTCAAAGCCAAAGAGTGTGATCTGGTAACCTGAGCAACATTAcattcattatatataatatatttattgtattccATCAATAAGATCGTATAGCAGACTCACTGATTTTTGTAGAATCAAATCAAGAGATAAGTATTTACGTTCCACAATGAAAGTTCATGAAAATTACTTACATGATGCTTCTACTGAATCACTTGTATTGTTATCAACTGGATTCTTGGCAGTACATGTATACTTCGAATTGTCCGCCTCAACATTTGATAAATCTTTTGCTTCATTCTTCAAATCATTcccattttttttccaggtgaAAGATAGCTCTTTATTGTATTCAACATCACATATAAAGGTAATCTTCCCATCCTGACATGTAACATTCACCCTTGGCTTTGGGACTTTTGCTGGTAAATAAGGACAGACAGAATCATGAGTACATTAGAGGCTGTATTCTGTATTTGAAAtcatatttaagtatttttaatAGGAAACTATTGAATTGTGTTCAAATTAAATACTGTTACATGTAGATATGTTATAAGAAATCAACTTCCGTTATGagtagagtaaaaaaaaagcatttttaattCCAAATGTCTTACCATAAACACAGACGGTTTTTGTGTATGATTTTTTGTTCTTGCCTTGTGCATCAAAAACCTCAACAGTGTATGATTCCTTATCAGACACATTCAGTTTCAGTTCATGGAACTCTAACTTTAAGGAGTCATTTACCACTTTCCCTTTTCCTTCTTGGATCCTAGTCCTTTTGGAGACTAacactgttttgctttttttaatagtGAATCGGTAATCAGGCAAAAGTGGTTGAGCCAGTTCAAAGCTGACACTCTGTCCTTCATATATATTAATGTCACATGTGCTGCAGTCTGCAGATAAAAATTGTATAGACATTTTAAagacataataaaaaattcacttCAAACTGACAAAcccaatatacagtattgtttAATATCTTAAACAAggcaaacacaaaaatatttctGATTACTTCTATTAACTAGAAACCCTTAGTATCTTATGGaaccaataaaacacacaatttaaaTCTCAATCACAGTTTATGATGAAATTACATAACTTAAATATCACTAATGCTTAATAACTGATAAAAACAATTCAGTAAGTGTCACAATAAAAATTTGCTAAACTAAAAATACTGTAGTCCTAAATTAGAGCACAAATACCATCAGGTGAGGCAATGAACTACTGTAAAACATTAAATTGATTATTAAAACAGAAAATCTTGACTTACTTGTTAAGGGAAATATAGACAGAAAACAGAGAAATAAGACTACAACACTGCCTTTGGTATTCATTGTTCGTCTAAAATATTTCACTGACAAATGGAGGAAACGGTTTCTATTTCCTGTCAAGCTGTGGGTGTGTTAatacagagacaggcacaggtTATGTATTTTTGTCACAGTTTTAGAACTTAGAAAAATGTCTCCAATAAACCTGCCTTATGTAACAAATAGGCATAAAAATGTCAATGTGTTGCAAGAGTAACTGTGAGTTGAAGCTTTAAGGTTGCTTCAGcttacaaataaatgtatacgacatggaaacaaagaaaaaataaaaacgtttCTTCATTTGCAAAGCAAAATGGCACTCTCATTAGGAAATATGTTGTGTTAGATTGGTATTAAATTACCGAATGTGAGAGGTCAGAAATGATTAATCAATAACTGGTCATCAAAACACAGCCAATGTGGTTGTTATCACACTgacaaaacaaatcatttctTCAATGAAGCAAAGGTCTAGAGGGGATTCATGATCAGGCTCAAGGTTCAGACTCGGCAAAACATTATCTCAAATTATGTGCTAACGTCAATCAGAAAGGGTTCTTtctttcaagatttttttta is a genomic window of Tachysurus fulvidraco isolate hzauxx_2018 chromosome 8, HZAU_PFXX_2.0, whole genome shotgun sequence containing:
- the si:ch211-132g1.1 gene encoding T-cell surface antigen CD2, with the translated sequence MNTKGSVVVLFLCFLSIFPLTNCSTCDINIYEGQSVSFELAQPLLPDYRFTIKKSKTVLVSKRTRIQEGKGKVVNDSLKLEFHELKLNVSDKESYTVEVFDAQGKNKKSYTKTVCVYAKVPKPRVNVTCQDGKITFICDVEYNKELSFTWKKNGNDLKNEAKDLSNVEADNSKYTCTAKNPVDNNTSDSVEASCYQITLFGFDLWIMVSILAGGGTLVLLLIIVLVTLSCRSCKRKEKHQRDEEEFRLNYLSSSQPPQKGKQTARGQPAPPEPINNGFADDESQAPCQAVPRPRNQQRGRPPPPPIDDGEEPPPPLPQPRKKAHVKKQAPM